The segment GCGTAGTTTACTGCACCGGGATGTAAAGCCGCTAAATATCATGTTGCGAAAGGGTAAGACTGAAGCTGTACTGATAGACTTTGGCATCGCCCGCGAGTTTACCCCAAATTTGACGCAGACACAGACGGAATTTTGCTCTAGTGGCTTTGCGCCAATTGAGCAGTACGATTGGCGGGGGAAAAGGGGTGCTTATACTGATGTTTATTCTTTGGCGGCGACGCTGTATACTTTGTTAACTGCACAAGTGCCGCTGCCTTCACCAATGAGAGCTTATGGAATGCGACTGGAGCCACCCAAGCAGATAAATTCGCTGCTGAGCGATCGCATAAATCGCGCTATTCTCAAAGGTATGGCATTAAAGCCAGAGGAGCGATCGCAGTCAGTACAGGAATGGCTGGGATTGTTGGGCATTGGCGCACCAAGAATTGCCAACGGCAGTCCCCTGAGAGAGTGGCAAGAGCGATTGCGTAAAGCGCAGGAAGATAAATTAAAAGATAATGGTGATTGGCGGGAGCGATTTCGGAAAGCGCAGGAAGATAACTTAAAAGATAATGATGATTGGCGTGAGAAATGGCGAAAAGCCTGTGAAAAGTGATGCACTCTTCATGGGTTATGCAAGCATAATTATGAATTGGTTTGCATTTGAGTGCAAGCTGAGTGGGAGTTTTTCGTTTCCCTAGGTTCCCCAGAAAAGATGCGATCGCATCTCTTATCTGGGGAACCTAGAGCGATCGCTCTTGCGTCAAATCTGAATATGGTTGGTGCTGCTGATTTATATCCTTTCAGCATTTTCTGGGGTAGAAACAGCAGCTTTTTATGGCTAAATACGTGTTGATATAAAAACAGTAAAAAAATATGGTGAAAAGGTTTCACCGCATAATTTTGACTAATGCGTGTATAGCTGCCAGTTTTATTCTGGCTAAACCAACATACGCATCACAGTTCACGGCACCATTGCCAGAATTATTTCTCAGCGCCGATCCTTCTAATCTACCGGCTCGGATTTTAGATCTACCACCTGGGTTAAGGACTGAGCCGATCCTAGAGGAATTTGACTTCGATATATGTAAAGATATTCCCTTGGGTGTAGGTATACCAGGATTTCAACCAGGAGTACATAATAGCGTTGTCCAAAACATTCTGGGCGCTCCTAGCGGAAATCTCCGAGGCTACTGGCCCAATACTCGTGCCATATTCTATCAATTAGTACCAGACGAAGTTAGCCTCGGTTTTCTACTTGACAAAGCTTCAGGAATGGTACGTCAAACTGAGGCTGCTTTCGCCCAAGAAGTAGACCATCAGGTGATGTTGGTGACGTTGAATAGTATGTTGGGTTGCCAAATCAACGATGAAATCAAGCAGGGGTTACAACAAGTAAAGCAGCGTCAGTCTCGCAAGTATTCTTTTTCTGTTAAAGCCCTTAAAGGTGTGATTGAGAGAGATAGGAGCGATCGCGTCTACATTGGAATTTGGCAGGCAGGATTACACTGAAAATGGGGATTGGGGATTGGGAATTGGGAATTGGGGATTGGGGATTGGGGATTGGGGAAGAGGAAAAAGTCTTACCTAGTTCCTAGTCCCTAGTCCCCAGTCCCCATCACCCTATTACACAAATTATGCTTTCAGAACGCTTTACCGAAGCCCTAACCTTTGCTACTCATCTGCACGCGAACCAAACTCGCAAAGGTTCGGGTGTGCCATATATTGCTCATTTACTTGGAGTTGCCAGTATTGTGCTAGAGCATGGTGGTAATGAAGAGGAAGCGATCGCAGCCTTACTCCATGATGCTATCGAAGATCAAGGCGGTGCCGCTACGCGGGAAGAAATTCGCCGCAGGTTCGGGGATACCGTCACAGAAATTGTAGACGGTTGCACTGATTCTGACATTACACCCAAACCGCCTTGGCGACAGCGTAAAGAAGCTTATATCGCCCACCTTCCCACAGCTTCCAAAAACATACTTCTTGTTTCTGCTGCCGATAAACTGCACAACGCTCGCTCAATTTTAAATGATTACCGTGTTGTGGGCGAGTCGCTTTGGGAACGTTTCAAAGGAGGCAAAGAAGGAACGCTTTGGTATTATCGTTCTCTGGTTAAAGCATTTCGTAAAGGTAGTTCAATGCCATTAATTGACGAGTTAGATCGGGTAGTTTGCGAGATAGAAGAAATTAGTAAAGACTGCTAACTGTTAATAGAATAATTGTAAATTTCACTTGTACAATTAAGCGAAATAGCCTCCACTCTAACGGTAATTTCCTGCGGTAACGCCATCATTTTTTATAAAAAATATCTCGCCTGTAGATTCCTGCGAATCCTCAAATAGGAGGGAAAAGTGGCGCGTTTAGATAAATGCCTAAGTAATTACTACTACAACTTTAATTTTTTGAATATTTTAGGGAAATTTAAAGTTATTAGATGTAAGGATAGCTATTTCTAGTAAAAAATACGTATTACTTTGGAGCGAATTTGCAACCTTGCATATCTATCACTTAGGAGCGAAGCAGACTCTTAGAGTGAATACATAGGCTTAAAGGCAAGACGCAGCCCAATGGGCTGGATTGTCAGCGCTTATTGATTGGAGGGAAAAAATATGTCTGATCGCGATAATGAACAATACACCGGAACCGCAGACGAACACTATAACCTGATCAGCGTACTATACCACGCTCTAGAGGGTGCCAGCACCTATGAAATCTACGTCCAAGACGCTGAGGAAGCTGGAGATGATGAACTGATAGAGTTTTTCCAACAACTGCAAGACGAAGAGTACCAACGCGCTGAACGAGCCAAAGAATTGCTGGCAAAGCGGATTGCAGCACCGCAGCCTGTAGGTAGATAGTTATTGATTGAGATAGCCGCACCTGAAGGTGTGGCGCAAGCTTGCTGAGAGGGGATAATGCTTCTTTTGGGAAAAAATCCTTTCTTTTGGGCGAGTGAGTGTGCAGAGCGTGAAAGCGGAAATTAGTTAAGAAATATCAAGCGATCGCACTCACAAATAAAGTATAAAAATTCGTTTTTGCCCTTTGTTTGAGACGCAATAAGTTGGTGTCTCTAGAAAACTCCCCCTCAGCCTTCAGTCTGATTTATCTAGGAGGTTGCAAGTGAATTACAACCAATTTATTAAACAGGTTCAGAGTGTTGCTCAGCTAAACCATTGCCAGGAAGCGGAACGTACCACTTGCGCCACACTAGAGTTTTATC is part of the Funiculus sociatus GB2-C1 genome and harbors:
- a CDS encoding HD domain-containing protein, whose protein sequence is MLSERFTEALTFATHLHANQTRKGSGVPYIAHLLGVASIVLEHGGNEEEAIAALLHDAIEDQGGAATREEIRRRFGDTVTEIVDGCTDSDITPKPPWRQRKEAYIAHLPTASKNILLVSAADKLHNARSILNDYRVVGESLWERFKGGKEGTLWYYRSLVKAFRKGSSMPLIDELDRVVCEIEEISKDC
- a CDS encoding serine/threonine protein kinase, whose amino-acid sequence is MAWNPGQKLQNGKYTIEKVLGQGGFGITYLVKNKKGNLLVVKTLNSWVQRWCDFAKLQQDFLNEALRLSKFNHPHIVKIDEVVQEAGLWCIVMEYIDGESLASHVWNQGILPETEALRYIQQIGDALTVIHERSLLHRDVKPLNIMLRKGKTEAVLIDFGIAREFTPNLTQTQTEFCSSGFAPIEQYDWRGKRGAYTDVYSLAATLYTLLTAQVPLPSPMRAYGMRLEPPKQINSLLSDRINRAILKGMALKPEERSQSVQEWLGLLGIGAPRIANGSPLREWQERLRKAQEDKLKDNGDWRERFRKAQEDNLKDNDDWREKWRKACEK